The Apodemus sylvaticus chromosome 5, mApoSyl1.1, whole genome shotgun sequence genome has a segment encoding these proteins:
- the LOC127685581 gene encoding olfactory receptor 5W2-like yields the protein MDIANCSLNEFIFVGVTNNPEMKRTLFAIFLLIYVINLLGNLGMIILIRVDPQLHTPMYFFLSHLSFCDLCYSTAIGPKMLVDMFGKNKSITFWGCALQLFIFCTFADSECVLLAVMAFDRYQAISNPLLYTANMSSRKCFMLTAGVYLVGTSDALIHSTLAFQLCFCGSNEINHFFCDLPPLYLLSCSDTQVNYLALFTIYGFLELSTISGVLVSYCYIISSVLKIHSSEGRFKAFSTCTSHLTAVAIFQGTLLFTYFRPSSSYSLDQDKMTSLFYTLVIPMLNPLIYSLRNKDVKEALEKIRRKRRF from the coding sequence atggaTATAGCAAACTGTTCCTTGAATGAATTCATTTTTGTGGGAGTTACCAATAACCCAGAGATGAAAAGGACACTGTTTGCCATCTTTCTCCTTATCTATGTCATCAATCTTCTGGGGAATCTTGGCATGATCATTTTGATCAGAGTGGATCCTCagctgcacacacccatgtactttttcctgagccacctctctttCTGTGATCTCTGCTATTCCACAGCAATTGGTCCCAAGATGCTGGTAGATATGTTTGGCAAGAACAAGTCAATTACTTTCTGGGGCTGTGCTCTGCAGCTCTTCATTTTCTGTACCTTTGCAGATTCTGAGTGTGTGCTGCTGGCAGTCATGGCCTTTGATAGATACCAGGCCATTAGCAACCCCTTGCTCTACACAGCAAACATGTCCAGCAGGAAATGCTTCATGCTCACTGCTGGAGTTTACCTGGTGGGAACATCAGATGCTTTGATACATTCAACTTTGGCATTCCAGTTGTGTTTCTGTGGATCTAATGAGATCAACCACTTCTTCTGTGATCTACCTCCACTTTACCTTCTCTCCTGCTCTGATACTCAAGTAAATTACCTGGCATTATTTACTATTTATGGTTTCCTTGAACTGTCCACCATCTCAGGAGTCCTTGTTTCTTACTGTTACATCATCTCATCAGTCTTAAAAATCCATTCATCTGAAGGGAGGTTCAAAGCTTTCTCTACCTGCACCTCTCACTTGACCGCGGTGGCTATTTTTCAGGGAACTCTTCTCTTCACATATTTTCGACCAAGTTCTTCTTATTCTCTTGATCAAGACAAAATGACATCTCTATTTTATACTCTTGTGATCCCTATGCTGAACCCACTTATTTACAGCTTAAGGAACAAGGATGTGAAAGAGGCCTTGgagaaaattagaagaaaaagacggttttaa
- the LOC127685586 gene encoding olfactory receptor 5W2-like: protein MDKNNCSSADEFIFLGITNNPDMRVPFFTTLLLVYLINLLANLGMIILIRVDTQLHTPMYFFLSHLSFCDLCYSTAIGPKMLVDLLVEEKSIPIVGCALQFFTFCVFADSECLLLAVMAFDRYQAISNPLLYTVNMSSRLCSLLMAGVYLVGTADALIHTTLAFSLCFCGSNEINHFFCDVPPLLLISCSETEANELAIFTIFGFIELSTISGVLVSYCYIISSVLKICSAEGRFKAFSTCASHLTAVAVFQGTMLFMYFRPSSSYSLDQDKMTSLFYTLVIPMLNPLIYSLRNKDVKEALAKLKKNW from the coding sequence ATGGACAAGAATAATTGCTCCTCTGCGGATGAGTTCATCTTCTTGGGAATTACCAATAACCCTGACATGAGAGTGCCCTTCTTCACCACACTGCTACTTGTTTATCTCATTAATCTTCTGGCCAATCTTGGGATGATCATCTTAATCAGAGTGGACACTCagctgcacacacccatgtacttcttcctcagccacCTCTCTTTCTGTGACCTCTGCTATTCCACAGCAATTGGACCCAAGATGTTGGTGGATCTTTTAGTTGAGGAGAAATCAATTCCCATTGTTGGCTGTGCTCTGCAGTTTTTTACATTCTGTGTCTTTGCAGATTCTGAGTGTCTACTCTTAGCAGTAATGGCCTTTGATAGGTATCAGGCCATCAGCAACCCCTTGCTCTACACAGTGAACATGTCCAGTCGGCTGTGCTCCCTCCTGATGGCTGGAGTTTACCTGGTAGGAACAGCAGATGCTTTGATACATACAACCCTTGCCTTCAGCTTGTGTTTCTGTGGGTCCAATGAGATCAATCACTTTTTTTGTGATGTTCCTCCTCTTCTATTAATATCTTGTTCAGAAACAGAGGCCAATGAGTTAGCTATATTCACAATTTTCGGGTTTATTGAACTAAGCACCATTTCCGGAGTCCTTGTCTCTTATTGCTACATCATATCATCAGTCTTGAAGATCTGTTCTGCTGAGGGGAGGTTTAAAGCTTTCTCTACCTGTGCCTCTCACTTGACTGCAGTTGCGGTGTTCCAGGGGACTATGCTCTTTATGTATTTCCGGCCAAGTTCTTCTTACTCTCTAGATCAAGACAAAATGACCTCACTCTTCTACACCCTGGTGATTCCAATGTTGAATCCTCTGATTTACAGCCTGAGGAACAAAGATGTGAAAGAGGCTCTGGCAAAACTGAAGAAAAACTGGTGA